Proteins encoded in a region of the Globicephala melas chromosome 1, mGloMel1.2, whole genome shotgun sequence genome:
- the CRABP2 gene encoding cellular retinoic acid-binding protein 2, with the protein MPNFSGNWKIIRSENFEDLLKVLGVNVMLRKIAVAAASKPAVEIKQEGDTFYIKTSTTVRTTEINFNIGEEFEEQTVDGRPCKSLVKWESENKMVCEQRLLKGEGPKTSWTRELTNDGELILTMTADDIVCTRVYVRE; encoded by the exons ATGCCCAACTTCTCTGGCAACTGGAAGATCATCCGATCGGAGAACTTTGAGGATCTGCTCAAAGTTCTGG ggGTGAACGTGATGCTGAGGAAGATCGCCGTGGCTGCAGCATCCAAGCCAGCAGTGGAGATCAAACAGGAGGGAGACACTTTCTACATCAAAACCTCTACCACCGTGCGTACCACAGAGATCAACTTCAATATTGGAGAAGAGTTTGAGGAGCAGACTGTGGACGGGAGACCCTGTAAG AGCCTGGTAAAATGGGAGAGTGAGAACAAAATGGTCTGCGAGCAGAGGCTTTTGAAGGGAGAGGGTCCCAAGACCTCCTGGACCAGAGAACTGACCAATGACGGAGAGCTGATCCTG ACCATGACGGCGGACGACATCGTGTGCACCAGGGTCTACGTCCGAGAGTGA